Genomic window (Granulicella arctica):
ACACTGCAACGAGGCGATTCTAGTATTTCGCCAGAAAGTTCTGATGGCTTTGCCTCCGTTGGAACTGTTCTCCCTAAAGGAAGGGCTGCCCTGTTGCCGGGCGGCCCTTCCGTCGTTCCGGACGCCTTTTTCACATCACATTTGGCGGGATGTGGGTGCAACCGATAGAATGATGAGGCAGGCCGATGTAGCTCAGTTGGTAGAGCAACTGATTCGTAATCAGTAGGTCAGCGGTTCAACTCCGCTCATCGGCTCCATTCCCTCCCCAATCTCAGATTTTGCGGCAGTCTCGTAGCTGTGTCTTTCGTACACGGCTGGACAGCCCTATACTCGATGAACCTAAGAGCATAACTAAATTGTTGTGAGAGGAACTATCGCCTCATGCTCACCCGCATGGCCGTTCTGTCGTTTGCCTTGTCCGTTGGTGTCACCTATGCCCAAAAGCCGATAATCCAGATCACTGCCGATCTCTCCGATGCTCCGCGTAAGCTGTACCACGCCGAGGTTGACATACCCGTTACAGCCGGCCCGCTTGCGCTCACAACACCGAAGTGGATTCCAGGCCATCACAGCCCTAACGGCCCGGTCGCCGATATCACCGGCGTTGTCTTTACGGCGAATGGCAAGACGCTGCCATGGCGGCGCGATGATGTGGATCTATATCAATACCGCCTAGTAGTGCCTGCTGGCGTCACATCGCTCCACGCGCACCTGGACTGCATCGTGACAAGCCGAATCACGACAAACATGGCAGTGCTGGAATGGGAGAAATTACTCCTGTATCCCGCCGGCATTTCTGTGGCCAGGATTCCGATCCAGGCGACTGTAATCGTCCCGACCGGCTGGGGAATAGGCACGTCTCTGAAACCGATTTCCGCATATGATCCGCAACATCCGGTAGGCGGAACCGTGCACTACGCGGCAACCACGGTAGAAATGCTGGAGGACTCTCCGATTCAGACGGGGCAGTACTTTCACGAGTATGCGCTTGCGCCCGAGGTGTCGCCGAAGCACTATATCGATCTTTTCGGGGACGAGGCTGAAGATGTGCAGTTGAGGCCCGCTGTCCTCGCTCATATGGACAACCTGATCCGCGAGGCTGGGGCGATGTATAACTCGCACCACTACACGAGCTACCACTTCCTTCTCACTCTGACTCAAAAGGGCGGAGGTGGTGGTCTGGAGCATCATGAATCGTCTGATAACGGCCTGCCCGAACATGCATTTTTCGATGAGCAGAACGAGATGATCAACTTCTACCTGCTGGCCCATGAGTTTACCCATTCCTGGAATGGCAAGTATCGTCGGCCTATCGGACTGGCCACGCCGGACTACGCTATGCCCATGCAGGGACAGCTTCTCTGGGTCTACGAGGGGCTGACCGACTATCTGGGCAATGTGCTCGGAACCAGGTCAGGGTTCACAACGCAGGAGTACTACCGTGGCTACCTTGCGCTACTGGCGGCGCAATTGGACTATAAGGCTGGCCGACAG
Coding sequences:
- a CDS encoding M61 family metallopeptidase, with amino-acid sequence MLTRMAVLSFALSVGVTYAQKPIIQITADLSDAPRKLYHAEVDIPVTAGPLALTTPKWIPGHHSPNGPVADITGVVFTANGKTLPWRRDDVDLYQYRLVVPAGVTSLHAHLDCIVTSRITTNMAVLEWEKLLLYPAGISVARIPIQATVIVPTGWGIGTSLKPISAYDPQHPVGGTVHYAATTVEMLEDSPIQTGQYFHEYALAPEVSPKHYIDLFGDEAEDVQLRPAVLAHMDNLIREAGAMYNSHHYTSYHFLLTLTQKGGGGGLEHHESSDNGLPEHAFFDEQNEMINFYLLAHEFTHSWNGKYRRPIGLATPDYAMPMQGQLLWVYEGLTDYLGNVLGTRSGFTTQEYYRGYLALLAAQLDYKAGRQWRSTEDTAISVSALRGSPAWANWRRSTDYYQEGDLLWLDADTTIRKLTDNKKNLHDFLAIFLGKGGETAPMVVPYDVNELAVDLNQVVKYDWAGFLRDHVDKINQHADLTGIEQGGYKLIYTDKPTAYEKSFLSLRGGGIDVWFSLGISIDADGTITDVQWDGPASKAKLVPGEKIMAVNGRIFSKDALLNAVKQTKGSTEPLRLILQNDTLVTTADIDYHDGARYPALVRVDGLPDYLDDITKAMTIAPSKAE